The DNA sequence ATGCCCGAAACCATGGCGCAGGGGGATCGCATCCCCAACCCGGTCCGCCTGCGCGATGTCGTGGCCATCCAGCGCGGCAGCGAGCGACCGAACGAGGTCGTGATCGTTCAGGGCCATATCGACAGCCGCGTCAGCGACGTGATGGATACGCAGAGCGATGCGCCCGGCGCGAATGACAATGCCTCCGGCAGCGCGCTGGTGCTGGAGGCCGCACGGGTGCTGTCGGGGCAGCGTTATCCCTCCACCATCGTCTATGCCTTGCTCTCGGGCGAGGAGCAGGGGCTTTATGGCGGCAAGCTGCTGGCCGACTATGCCAAGGCGCAGGGCTGGACGGTGAAGGCCGTGTTCAACAACGACATCGTCGGCGGTTCCTGCGGATCGGACGGGGTCTGCGATGACAGCCATGTCCGCGTCTTCTCTGAAGGGCCACGTGCCGATCTCGACGCGCGGATGCGCTCCGCGCAGAGCCGCAATGGCGGGGAGAACGACAGCCCCGGCCGCAACATCTCCCGCTGGCTCGACAGGCTGGCGGAGGCGGATGCCGCGGGGCTCGACGTGCGCCAGGTGTGGCGGACCGACCGGATGGGGCGCGGCGGCGACCAGCTGCCCTTCCTTGCCGCCGGCTACCCCGCGGTGCGCTTCTCCGTCGCCATCGAGGATTACGAGCACCAGCATCAGGACCTGCGCACCGAAAAGGGCGTGACCTATGGCGACACCGTGGATGAGATGGACTTTCCCTATCTCGCCAAGGTGACCCGGCTGAATGTGCGCGGGCTGGCGGCGCTGGCGCGCGCACCCATACCCCCGGCGCCCGTAGCCAAGGCGGCGGTGCAGACCTTCACCGCGCTCGCGTGGGACGCCGTGCCGGGCGCGGCGTCCTACAAGGTCTATCGGCGGCGGACCGACCAGCCCTATTGGGAAGAGCAGCCGGTTCAGCAGGTCACGCAGACCCAGCTCGATCTGGCGGGCGTTCGCGGGGATGACTGGCTGTTCGGCGTCAGCTCCGTCTCGGCCGAGGGAGCGGAGAGCCCGGTCGCCAGTGCGGTGCCCGGCGGCGGCTTCTCTCCGCTTGTGGCCGAGTGATGCGGCGCCCATATCGCTGACATGGCCAAAGCAAAACATTCCGGCCTGCCGACATCGCGGCAGATCCTCGACTTCATCCAGTCTTCCGATACGCCCGCGGGCAAGCGCGAGATCGCCCGCCACTTCGGCCTGAAGGGGCAGGAGAAGATCGCCCTCAAGCACCTGCTGCGCGACATGGCGGAGGAAGGGCTGATCGACGGGCAGCGCACCGCCTACCACCGCATGGGCGGTGTGCCCAAGGTCACCGTGCTGCGCGTGGTCGATGTGGAGGATGGCGAGGCCATTGCCGTGCCTGATGCCTGGCAGCCGGACGACGCAACCCCGCCGCCGCGCCTGCGTCTGGTCGAAGGCAAGAAGGGCGGGGCGCTGCGCCCGGGCGACCGCGTGCTCGCCCGCACTGAGGAGAGCGGATCGGGGTGGCGCGCCTTCCCGATGAAGAAGCTGCCTTCGCGCACCGATGCGGTGCTGGGCGTGGTGGAAGTCGACGGTGCGGGCAAGGCGTGGCTGGCGCCGGTGGACAAGCGCATCCGCAATTCCTCCCCCATCGCCGATCTGGGCGGGGCGGAGCCGGGCAATCTCGTGCTGGCGGAGGCCGCCGGCCGCTCCCCCCGCGCGGGGGTGAAGGTGATCGAAGTGCTCGGCGATCCGCTCGCCCCGCGCAGCTACAGCCTGATCGCCATTCACAAATACGGCATCCCGCACGTCTTTCCCGAAGATGCGGTGACGGAAGCCGAGGCGGCGGCGAAGCTGCCGCTGGCGGAAGATCGGCGCGAGGATCTGCGGCACCTGCCGATCGTCGCCATCGACCCTGCTG is a window from the Altererythrobacter sp. B11 genome containing:
- a CDS encoding M28 family peptidase, producing MRKLVLAAALLATPSLAQPAHAQAGPADEVSQQRLRSDVEAMVGFGTRHTLSAQDDPQRGIGAALSWGAEQFRQASAQCGGCLEVVMPETMAQGDRIPNPVRLRDVVAIQRGSERPNEVVIVQGHIDSRVSDVMDTQSDAPGANDNASGSALVLEAARVLSGQRYPSTIVYALLSGEEQGLYGGKLLADYAKAQGWTVKAVFNNDIVGGSCGSDGVCDDSHVRVFSEGPRADLDARMRSAQSRNGGENDSPGRNISRWLDRLAEADAAGLDVRQVWRTDRMGRGGDQLPFLAAGYPAVRFSVAIEDYEHQHQDLRTEKGVTYGDTVDEMDFPYLAKVTRLNVRGLAALARAPIPPAPVAKAAVQTFTALAWDAVPGAASYKVYRRRTDQPYWEEQPVQQVTQTQLDLAGVRGDDWLFGVSSVSAEGAESPVASAVPGGGFSPLVAE